In Candidatus Contubernalis alkalaceticus, the following proteins share a genomic window:
- the carA gene encoding glutamine-hydrolyzing carbamoyl-phosphate synthase small subunit: MKARLVLEDGRIFYGESFGCQGEKGGEVVFNTGMTGYQEIMSDPSYCGQIVVLTYPLIGNYGINPFDFQSKNSLIKGLIVREYCDYPNHWQADYNISDYLKQQNIIGLSGIDTRALTKHLRNQGTMRGIISTVEEETDQSLIDKAKKVPSLSDMDHVMTATTKQSYEIHGNGPHVALLDLGCKSSIIQSLQEKGCRITVLPAKTGPDEILAIKPDGLLLSNGPGDPKKVPYVAGTVKSLLGKLPIFGICLGHQVLGLSLGGDTYKLKFGHRGTNHPVKDLKTEKVFITSQNHGYALKKKSIENLPIDISHINLNDHTVEGMRHKELPLFSVQFHPEGSPGPYDSIEIFKEFLDLILDKQKVG; encoded by the coding sequence ATGAAAGCCAGGTTAGTTTTAGAAGACGGCAGAATTTTTTATGGTGAGAGTTTTGGCTGCCAGGGAGAAAAGGGCGGCGAAGTAGTTTTTAACACGGGAATGACCGGATACCAGGAAATCATGTCTGATCCTTCTTATTGCGGACAAATTGTTGTTTTAACCTATCCTTTAATTGGAAACTACGGCATTAATCCCTTTGATTTTCAATCCAAGAATTCATTAATTAAAGGACTGATTGTTCGTGAATATTGTGATTATCCCAACCACTGGCAGGCTGATTATAACATTTCCGACTATTTAAAACAGCAAAATATTATCGGCCTATCCGGAATAGATACCCGGGCTTTGACCAAACACCTTCGTAATCAAGGAACCATGAGGGGTATCATATCAACTGTGGAGGAGGAAACTGACCAGTCATTAATAGATAAGGCTAAGAAAGTTCCCAGCCTCTCCGATATGGATCATGTGATGACAGCTACCACAAAGCAATCCTATGAGATCCACGGAAACGGACCTCATGTGGCTCTTTTGGATCTGGGCTGCAAATCCAGTATCATTCAATCCTTACAAGAGAAAGGCTGCAGAATTACGGTCCTTCCCGCCAAAACCGGCCCGGATGAAATTCTGGCTATTAAACCTGACGGACTGCTGCTTTCCAACGGACCCGGAGACCCAAAAAAAGTGCCCTACGTGGCTGGCACCGTAAAAAGTCTTTTAGGGAAGCTGCCCATATTCGGCATATGCCTGGGTCATCAGGTGTTGGGGTTATCTCTGGGGGGAGATACGTATAAGTTAAAATTTGGACACCGGGGAACTAACCATCCAGTAAAAGATTTAAAAACAGAAAAAGTATTTATCACTTCACAAAATCACGGATATGCTCTCAAAAAGAAAAGTATCGAGAATTTACCGATAGACATTTCCCATATCAACCTTAACGATCATACAGTGGAAGGAATGAGGCACAAAGAACTTCCCCTTTTTTCCGTTCAGTTTCACCCGGAGGGAAGCCCGGGACCCTATGATTCCATTGAGATATTTAAAGAATTCTTAGATTTGATTCTTGACAAACAAAAGGTCGGGTAA
- a CDS encoding ammonium transporter — protein sequence MDQIMIIDTVWVLLAAFLVFLMQVGFAMVEIGFTRAKNSLNILMKNVIDVCTGAVVYFMVGFGIMFGDSIGGFIGSNGFFLSGAQGFDFGVPTLAFWVFQAVFAATAATIVSGAVAERMKFSAYILSTILMTALVYPIVGHWVWGDGWLGELGFLDFAGSTVVHSVGAFAAMVGAYMVGPRTGKYTGKQVNAIPGHNIPLGGFGVFILWFGWFGFNGGSTIAASDPGLISSIIVVTLLGGAAGAVGAMIFTWIRYGKPDPSLILNGILAGLVGITAGADVFNPVGAMIVGFCASIVMILAVELFDKVIRIDDPVGAISVHGAAGAFGTICVGLFAVGEGLFYGGGVSLLIAQVIGVAAVFAWTVVVVGTGYFIISKIVGGIRVTPEEEKEGLDIGEHGMRAYNIVVGNKAS from the coding sequence ATGGATCAGATTATGATTATTGATACAGTGTGGGTATTGTTGGCAGCTTTTTTAGTTTTTCTAATGCAGGTAGGTTTTGCAATGGTAGAGATTGGTTTTACCCGGGCAAAAAACTCTTTGAACATTTTGATGAAAAATGTTATTGATGTTTGCACCGGTGCAGTTGTATATTTTATGGTAGGGTTTGGCATTATGTTTGGTGATTCCATAGGTGGTTTCATTGGAAGCAATGGATTCTTTCTTTCCGGAGCCCAGGGATTTGACTTTGGAGTGCCTACCCTGGCATTCTGGGTATTTCAGGCGGTATTTGCTGCAACAGCTGCAACCATAGTTTCGGGAGCAGTTGCGGAAAGGATGAAATTTTCCGCTTATATTCTTTCTACTATTCTCATGACTGCCCTGGTTTATCCCATTGTAGGTCACTGGGTATGGGGCGACGGTTGGCTTGGGGAGTTAGGATTCCTAGATTTTGCCGGTTCAACGGTGGTGCACTCTGTAGGTGCCTTTGCAGCCATGGTGGGTGCTTACATGGTGGGTCCCAGAACTGGAAAATACACTGGAAAGCAGGTTAATGCGATCCCGGGCCATAACATCCCACTAGGTGGATTTGGTGTATTTATTCTCTGGTTTGGTTGGTTTGGTTTTAACGGTGGAAGCACAATTGCTGCTTCTGATCCCGGCCTGATTTCCAGCATTATTGTGGTAACTTTACTGGGGGGTGCCGCTGGAGCTGTTGGAGCAATGATCTTTACTTGGATTCGTTATGGGAAACCGGACCCCAGTTTGATTTTAAATGGAATCCTGGCTGGATTAGTAGGTATTACTGCTGGAGCAGACGTTTTTAATCCGGTGGGTGCAATGATTGTAGGATTTTGTGCCAGCATTGTGATGATCCTGGCGGTTGAATTGTTTGACAAGGTGATAAGAATTGATGATCCTGTAGGTGCAATATCTGTTCACGGTGCGGCAGGAGCTTTTGGAACCATCTGTGTTGGATTGTTTGCGGTAGGTGAAGGTTTGTTCTATGGTGGGGGAGTGTCTCTCCTTATTGCTCAAGTTATTGGTGTGGCTGCAGTTTTTGCCTGGACGGTGGTAGTGGTGGGAACTGGTTACTTTATTATCAGTAAGATTGTTGGTGGAATCAGGGTTACTCCGGAAGAGGAAAAAGAAGGCCTGGATATTGGGGAACATGGCATGCGTGCTTACAACATAGTGGTTGGAAATAAAGCCAGTTAA
- the glnA gene encoding type I glutamate--ammonia ligase codes for MKAKTKEDVLKIADELNVKFIRLQFTDIFGVQKNVAIPSVQLEKALDGELMFDGSSIEGFVRIEESDMYLKPDPTTFTLFPWRPKEGAVARLICDVYNPDGTPFAGCPRCNLQRVLKEASAKGFDLNAGPEAEFFLFLKDAEGRPTVNTHDSGGYFDMSPVDLAENARREMVLTLQDMGFEIEASHHEVAEGQHEIDFKYDEALITADHLVTFKFVVRTVAYRHGLHATFMPKPIFGINGSGMHTHMSLFKGGTNIFYDESAPQQLSKEALYYIGGLLKHARAFTAVTNPTINSYKRLVPGYEAPVYLAWSERNRSPLIRVPARRGEGTRVELRSPDPSCNPYLALAVMLKAGMDGINNKIEPPASVERNIYNLTPQDLVELGIDSLPGSLSEALDELEKDTVIQEALGEHIYERFVTAKRIEYKQFSMAVHPWELDAYLAKF; via the coding sequence ATGAAAGCTAAAACCAAAGAAGATGTTTTGAAGATCGCGGATGAACTAAATGTAAAGTTTATCAGACTGCAGTTTACTGATATTTTCGGAGTGCAGAAAAATGTTGCTATCCCTTCTGTACAGTTAGAAAAAGCATTGGATGGGGAATTAATGTTTGACGGTTCTTCTATTGAAGGTTTTGTAAGGATTGAAGAGTCTGATATGTATTTAAAACCAGATCCCACAACTTTTACCCTATTTCCCTGGAGGCCCAAGGAAGGGGCTGTAGCTCGTTTAATCTGTGATGTTTATAATCCCGACGGAACCCCCTTTGCTGGCTGCCCCCGATGTAATTTACAGAGGGTTTTGAAAGAGGCTTCAGCTAAAGGGTTTGATCTGAATGCTGGTCCAGAAGCGGAATTCTTTCTTTTCCTGAAGGACGCCGAGGGCCGTCCCACAGTAAATACTCATGATTCAGGCGGATATTTTGATATGTCCCCGGTAGACCTGGCGGAAAATGCCCGGAGGGAAATGGTGCTGACCTTACAGGATATGGGGTTTGAAATAGAAGCCTCTCATCACGAAGTGGCAGAAGGACAACATGAGATAGATTTTAAATATGATGAAGCGTTAATTACAGCAGACCATCTGGTAACCTTTAAATTTGTGGTCAGGACAGTAGCATATCGTCATGGACTGCATGCTACTTTTATGCCGAAGCCAATCTTTGGAATTAATGGCTCTGGAATGCACACACACATGTCGCTGTTTAAAGGGGGAACTAACATATTCTATGATGAAAGTGCCCCACAGCAGTTGAGTAAAGAAGCTCTTTACTATATTGGCGGACTGCTGAAGCATGCCCGAGCTTTTACAGCAGTTACCAATCCTACTATTAACTCTTATAAGAGACTTGTCCCCGGCTACGAGGCACCTGTTTACCTGGCCTGGTCGGAACGGAACCGCAGCCCTCTCATCAGGGTTCCTGCCAGGAGAGGTGAAGGTACTCGGGTAGAATTGCGGAGTCCCGATCCCTCCTGCAACCCGTATCTGGCCCTGGCGGTTATGTTGAAAGCCGGTATGGACGGAATTAACAACAAAATAGAGCCTCCGGCATCTGTAGAGAGAAATATTTATAACCTTACGCCTCAGGATCTGGTTGAATTAGGGATAGACAGTCTGCCTGGCAGCCTGTCGGAAGCCCTGGATGAACTGGAAAAAGATACGGTGATCCAGGAGGCTTTAGGAGAACATATTTACGAACGTTTTGTTACTGCCAAAAGAATAGAATATAAGCAGTTTTCCATGGCCGTTCATCCCTGGGAATTAGATGCTTATTTGGCTAAGTTTTAA
- a CDS encoding P-II family nitrogen regulator, with the protein MKKVEAIIRPETFELVKDALTRQGLASMTVTHVTGCGLQGGKTEYYRGSKYTVNLLPKVKIELVVQNENVDTLVNLIVETARTGQIGDGKIFIYDMQDAVRIRTGEKGETAI; encoded by the coding sequence ATGAAAAAAGTGGAGGCTATTATTAGGCCAGAGACGTTTGAATTGGTTAAGGATGCTTTGACCCGACAGGGGTTAGCCAGTATGACAGTAACCCATGTGACCGGCTGCGGATTACAGGGAGGTAAGACTGAATATTATCGGGGAAGCAAATATACTGTTAATCTTCTGCCAAAAGTAAAAATTGAGCTGGTAGTTCAAAATGAAAACGTAGATACATTAGTAAATTTGATTGTAGAAACAGCACGGACCGGTCAAATAGGGGACGGTAAGATTTTTATATATGATATGCAGGATGCTGTCCGAATCAGAACCGGTGAAAAGGGAGAAACAGCAATATAA
- a CDS encoding aspartate aminotransferase family protein — MSNYKKIKLDEAIGLNYSENLENHKKYMNSGLVDYLSLVDLYRRYVKAKGSSLWDEQGNEYLDFLGGYGSLNIGHNHPKVIEAMDKVKELPNLMQASFNPLAGALAHNLAQITPGELQRSFFCNSGAEAVEAAVKLAKASTCREKIIYCDASFHGKTLGSLSFSGREKYKEAFYPLLNWGCKIPFGSTEILEDSLKDRQVAAFMVEPIQGEGGIIIPPQGYLKKVREICDRYNTLLILDEIQTGMGRTGKMFAFEEEGVVPDILCLAKSLGGGIMPVGAMITTDLIWQKAYGSIDKCLIHTTTFGGNTWAMASCLAALEVIEEEGLAQQAQEKGVYILEKLEGFKNKYDLVKDVRGRGLLIGVELNSAEGTLNKISGGLVKNLSKDFTGALITGELLNRYNIIVAYTLNNPNVIRLEPPLNISYEQIDYMLDSLEKVLTKNKGFLSLASKSSKSLIRGSKHILKSITGK; from the coding sequence ATGTCAAACTATAAAAAAATAAAACTGGATGAGGCCATTGGGCTGAATTATTCAGAAAACCTGGAAAACCATAAGAAGTATATGAACTCAGGGCTGGTAGACTATTTAAGCCTTGTAGATCTATACCGCCGCTATGTAAAGGCTAAAGGCTCCTCACTGTGGGATGAACAGGGAAATGAATATTTAGATTTCTTGGGAGGTTATGGTTCTTTAAACATAGGTCATAATCATCCTAAGGTTATCGAAGCTATGGATAAAGTGAAGGAACTGCCAAATCTAATGCAGGCCTCCTTTAACCCACTGGCCGGTGCCCTGGCCCACAACCTGGCTCAAATTACTCCAGGAGAACTGCAGAGATCGTTCTTCTGCAACAGTGGAGCGGAAGCAGTAGAAGCAGCCGTTAAGCTGGCAAAGGCCTCAACCTGCCGAGAAAAAATTATTTACTGTGATGCCTCTTTCCACGGAAAGACCCTGGGTTCCCTGTCCTTTTCTGGAAGGGAAAAATATAAGGAAGCTTTTTATCCCCTGCTGAACTGGGGCTGTAAAATTCCTTTTGGCAGCACAGAAATCCTGGAAGACAGTTTAAAGGATAGACAAGTAGCAGCCTTTATGGTAGAGCCTATACAGGGAGAAGGAGGAATTATCATTCCACCCCAGGGCTACCTGAAAAAGGTCCGGGAAATCTGTGACCGTTATAACACCTTGTTAATACTGGATGAAATCCAAACAGGAATGGGAAGAACCGGAAAAATGTTTGCCTTTGAAGAAGAGGGAGTTGTCCCTGATATCCTCTGCCTGGCCAAATCCTTAGGAGGCGGCATCATGCCCGTAGGAGCTATGATTACTACAGATCTTATCTGGCAGAAAGCATACGGTTCTATTGATAAATGTCTTATCCACACCACCACCTTTGGTGGAAACACCTGGGCAATGGCTTCCTGTCTCGCTGCTCTAGAAGTCATTGAGGAAGAAGGACTGGCTCAGCAGGCTCAAGAAAAAGGAGTATATATTTTAGAAAAACTAGAAGGCTTTAAAAATAAATATGATTTAGTGAAGGATGTACGGGGCCGAGGTCTACTAATCGGTGTAGAGCTTAATTCTGCGGAAGGTACCCTTAATAAAATCTCTGGAGGTCTAGTTAAGAACCTGTCCAAAGATTTCACCGGAGCTTTAATCACTGGAGAGCTTTTAAATCGATATAACATAATTGTTGCCTATACTCTAAATAACCCCAATGTAATCAGACTGGAACCACCTCTGAATATATCTTATGAGCAGATTGATTACATGCTGGATTCTTTAGAAAAAGTCTTGACAAAAAATAAAGGATTTTTGAGCCTGGCTTCCAAGAGTTCAAAAAGTCTTATACGGGGTTCAAAGCATATATTGAAGTCTATCACCGGCAAGTAA
- a CDS encoding alpha/beta hydrolase, with the protein MKFNKLNIHGSRGFPLRNTLFSPGSGKKGLALLFPGAGYTCDMPALYYSRSILLSQKYDVLSLEYSFQNQGEMFDPDRIQEVLEDGEKVMDSIEKLGYSEFILVGKSLGTRVLTHLLSQRKLLDRAKAVYLTPVFSRVFNDATAGVKQEVFMVIGTKDPFYSPELIQDLKSQKDFQLLVLEGTDHGLEIPGDCIGSILRMKTLCLEMVKFFNK; encoded by the coding sequence GTGAAATTTAACAAATTGAATATTCATGGAAGCAGAGGTTTTCCGTTGAGAAATACCTTGTTTTCCCCGGGAAGCGGTAAAAAAGGACTTGCCCTTTTATTTCCTGGGGCCGGTTATACTTGTGATATGCCGGCCTTGTATTACAGCCGTAGTATTCTTTTGTCTCAAAAATATGATGTTTTATCTTTAGAATACAGTTTTCAAAATCAGGGGGAGATGTTTGATCCGGATCGGATTCAGGAGGTGCTGGAGGACGGAGAAAAAGTTATGGATTCCATTGAAAAATTAGGGTATTCGGAATTTATTTTGGTGGGCAAATCTCTGGGAACCAGGGTTTTAACGCATCTTTTGAGCCAACGTAAGTTGCTGGATAGAGCAAAAGCGGTTTATCTTACCCCGGTTTTTTCCAGAGTTTTTAATGATGCCACAGCTGGGGTGAAACAAGAAGTTTTTATGGTCATCGGTACAAAAGATCCCTTTTACAGTCCTGAATTAATTCAAGATTTAAAATCTCAAAAGGATTTTCAACTGTTGGTGTTGGAGGGAACGGATCACGGGTTAGAGATTCCTGGAGATTGTATAGGTTCTATCCTAAGGATGAAAACCCTATGTTTAGAGATGGTGAAATTTTTCAACAAATAG
- a CDS encoding IS1634 family transposase produces MFVKITPRKKDGKTYYYAELVESYREQGKIKHRRLLYFGSVDQDTAKRLKIAFSRDFDSFTNIDKVDFSTAVPYGNFFLIDSLIKQLDLLEHFSSKFVSSDPHITVPTAIRYIKAMLFQRIIQPDSKLALLEWLPLTPLKHFLDIEKVDLQSLYRSLEILQGNFSIVEQYLYDTAVKKFNQDDKELYYDITSSYFEGCKCIIAEYGYSRDKRRDRKQIVIGLVTTSDGFPIKCKVYPGNRVDKTTVTEVLSELKEKYPIDEIVFVGDRGMLTADNVDAIEQLNQKYVMAIPRAWTKKFIQNTFIDEKEMRKIKKDLYAVFLPSAENQRLLLCLNTQKREDDQKYRTFCIEAIKEELDKLNSSLGKNKNISTRDEAMKRVGLILKLNSTRKYFSVKTVDSKKNNLGFEIHYELKTAKIQSDEKLDGTFVIQSNKKDYSDEKLINTYKNLNRVENAFKVIKNDLDIRPVNHRKKVRVEGHVYICVLAYFITTAIEYIAMDKKLNKSSRKILRQLSQISLLDINLTDSKKKYSITTVQKEHKKILNAYKIKKVEVPNVV; encoded by the coding sequence GTGTTTGTTAAGATAACTCCCCGTAAAAAAGACGGGAAGACCTATTATTACGCTGAATTAGTAGAGTCTTACCGGGAACAGGGAAAGATTAAACATCGACGTCTACTCTACTTTGGTAGTGTAGACCAGGACACGGCCAAAAGGCTTAAGATCGCCTTTTCTCGTGATTTCGATTCTTTCACCAATATAGATAAGGTTGATTTTTCAACAGCTGTTCCTTATGGTAATTTTTTTCTTATCGATTCTTTAATTAAACAACTAGATTTATTGGAGCATTTTAGTTCCAAATTTGTTTCATCGGACCCTCATATAACCGTTCCTACTGCAATCAGGTATATTAAGGCTATGCTATTCCAGAGGATTATACAGCCGGACAGTAAATTGGCCCTTTTAGAATGGTTGCCACTGACACCGCTTAAGCATTTTCTGGATATAGAAAAAGTAGATTTACAGAGTTTATACCGCAGCCTAGAAATTCTTCAGGGAAACTTCAGCATAGTAGAACAGTATCTATATGATACAGCGGTTAAAAAGTTTAATCAGGACGATAAAGAACTTTATTACGATATAACCAGCAGCTATTTTGAGGGATGTAAGTGTATCATAGCTGAGTATGGCTATTCCAGAGATAAACGCAGAGATAGAAAGCAAATTGTGATTGGACTTGTCACCACCTCTGATGGATTTCCCATTAAATGCAAGGTCTATCCGGGAAATAGAGTAGACAAAACAACCGTTACAGAGGTTTTATCCGAACTGAAGGAAAAATACCCCATAGACGAGATTGTTTTTGTCGGTGATCGAGGGATGTTAACTGCTGATAATGTCGATGCAATTGAACAGCTTAATCAAAAGTATGTTATGGCCATCCCCCGGGCCTGGACCAAGAAATTTATTCAAAATACTTTCATTGATGAAAAAGAAATGAGAAAAATCAAAAAGGACCTTTATGCCGTATTTCTTCCTTCGGCAGAGAACCAAAGGCTTTTGTTATGTCTTAATACTCAGAAACGGGAAGACGACCAAAAATATCGCACATTTTGTATTGAAGCCATTAAAGAAGAGTTAGATAAGCTAAATAGTAGCCTGGGTAAAAACAAAAATATCAGCACTCGGGATGAAGCCATGAAAAGAGTGGGGCTTATCTTAAAGCTAAACTCTACCCGCAAATATTTCAGTGTAAAAACTGTTGACAGTAAAAAGAACAATCTGGGTTTTGAAATTCACTATGAGCTAAAAACAGCAAAAATACAAAGCGATGAGAAGTTGGATGGCACTTTCGTAATTCAATCCAATAAAAAAGATTACAGTGATGAAAAGCTTATAAACACATATAAAAATTTAAACAGGGTAGAAAACGCCTTTAAAGTAATCAAAAATGATCTAGACATCAGACCTGTTAATCATCGTAAAAAAGTAAGAGTTGAGGGGCATGTATATATCTGCGTATTGGCCTATTTTATAACTACTGCTATTGAGTATATTGCCATGGATAAAAAGCTTAATAAGTCTTCTCGGAAAATATTAAGACAGCTAAGCCAAATTAGCTTACTTGACATTAACCTGACTGACAGCAAAAAGAAGTATTCGATCACTACAGTACAAAAAGAACATAAAAAAATTCTCAATGCTTACAAAATTAAAAAAGTGGAAGTGCCAAATGTAGTATAG
- a CDS encoding aconitate hydratase: MEKNIVQKIVGSHLVSGIMEKGKEMAITIDQTLTQDATGTMAYLQFEALGIPKVKTKRSVSYIDHNTLQASFENADDHLFLQSIAARYGIHFSRPGNGICHQVHLERFGVPGQTLLGSDSHTPTAGGLGMMAMGAGGLDVAVAMGGGPFYLSMPEVIKIHLTGTLPPWVGAKDVILEVLRRLSVKGGVGKVFEYGGEGVTSLTVPERATITNMGAELGATTSIFPSDEITKRFLEAQDRSDVWVELKADAGAKYDQEIIINLSELEPLAACPHSPDAVRPIVELSEIKVNQVAIGSCTNSSYADLIQAACILKGKIVHPDVSLVIAPGSRQVYQMLAQEGALADLLDSGARILESACGPCIGMGQAPPTGSVSVRTFNRNFKGRSGTADADIYLVGPETAAASALTGLITDPRDLGEFKRVEIPLKFIIDDRMIIPPSKTPEEIEIIRGPNIQPLPLKESLQSPLTGEVLLKTGDNITTDDIMPAGAKILPLRSNIPAIAEYVFNGLDSGFPERAREKNGGFIVGGENYGQGSSREHAALAPMYLGVKSVVAKSFARIHHTNLVNFGILPLIFEDMEDYVKIRQGDRLVVEDINREGLSKGQLEIRNLERDETYSVNHNLSPRFIEIILAGGLLNYTRNQAEKNV, encoded by the coding sequence ATGGAGAAAAATATTGTTCAAAAAATAGTAGGTAGTCACCTGGTTTCGGGAATCATGGAAAAAGGTAAAGAAATGGCAATCACCATAGACCAGACTTTAACTCAGGATGCCACAGGGACCATGGCCTATCTGCAGTTTGAGGCCTTAGGGATTCCAAAAGTTAAAACTAAACGGTCGGTCAGCTATATCGACCATAATACTCTGCAGGCCAGCTTTGAAAATGCCGATGATCATCTCTTTTTGCAGAGCATTGCCGCTCGATACGGGATTCACTTTTCTAGGCCTGGTAACGGTATCTGTCACCAGGTACATTTAGAAAGGTTTGGGGTGCCAGGACAAACTCTCTTAGGGTCTGACAGCCATACCCCTACTGCCGGTGGACTGGGTATGATGGCTATGGGGGCCGGTGGACTGGATGTAGCCGTAGCTATGGGCGGCGGGCCATTTTATCTCAGCATGCCGGAGGTAATAAAAATTCACCTGACTGGAACACTTCCTCCTTGGGTGGGGGCAAAAGATGTGATATTAGAGGTTTTAAGAAGGCTTTCCGTTAAAGGTGGGGTTGGTAAAGTATTTGAATATGGCGGAGAAGGAGTAACCTCTCTAACGGTACCCGAAAGAGCCACCATAACCAACATGGGTGCGGAACTGGGAGCTACCACTTCAATATTTCCCAGTGACGAAATTACTAAAAGATTTTTGGAGGCTCAAGATAGAAGTGACGTATGGGTAGAGCTTAAAGCTGATGCAGGGGCAAAATACGACCAGGAAATCATAATAAACTTGTCGGAATTGGAACCCCTGGCTGCCTGTCCTCACAGTCCTGATGCGGTAAGGCCCATCGTTGAGCTTTCTGAAATAAAAGTAAATCAGGTGGCCATAGGCAGCTGTACCAATTCTTCTTATGCTGATCTTATTCAGGCAGCCTGTATTTTAAAAGGAAAGATAGTTCATCCCGATGTGAGCCTGGTGATTGCCCCTGGTTCCAGGCAGGTTTATCAAATGCTGGCCCAGGAGGGAGCGTTGGCAGATTTATTAGACTCCGGGGCCAGGATTTTAGAGTCAGCCTGTGGCCCGTGTATTGGCATGGGACAAGCGCCTCCCACGGGGAGTGTTTCTGTCAGAACCTTTAACCGAAACTTTAAAGGAAGAAGCGGAACGGCAGATGCCGATATTTATCTTGTTGGACCTGAAACTGCAGCCGCTTCGGCTCTTACTGGCTTGATAACGGACCCCAGAGATTTAGGTGAATTTAAGAGGGTTGAAATTCCGTTAAAGTTTATCATTGATGATCGTATGATTATTCCTCCCTCAAAGACACCTGAGGAGATAGAAATTATTCGGGGGCCTAATATTCAACCCCTTCCCTTGAAGGAATCCCTGCAGAGTCCGTTAACTGGGGAGGTACTTTTGAAAACTGGGGATAATATTACTACCGATGATATTATGCCGGCGGGAGCAAAAATATTGCCCCTGAGGTCCAATATTCCTGCTATTGCTGAGTATGTATTCAACGGGCTGGATTCAGGATTTCCCGAGAGAGCCCGGGAAAAGAACGGAGGCTTTATTGTCGGAGGGGAAAACTATGGTCAGGGCTCCAGCCGAGAGCATGCAGCTCTAGCCCCCATGTATCTAGGAGTTAAGTCGGTGGTGGCCAAATCCTTTGCACGAATTCATCATACCAACCTGGTAAACTTTGGAATACTGCCATTAATATTTGAAGATATGGAAGATTACGTAAAAATACGGCAGGGAGATCGACTGGTGGTGGAAGACATTAATCGGGAAGGGTTGTCCAAGGGACAGTTGGAGATTAGAAACCTGGAAAGAGATGAGACCTACAGCGTGAATCACAACTTAAGCCCGCGTTTTATAGAAATTATTTTGGCCGGAGGCCTTTTGAATTATACCCGGAACCAGGCTGAAAAAAACGTATAA
- a CDS encoding ANTAR domain-containing response regulator, protein MDTYRIFLAGASEDLNKIIPVINSTGHKVIGLSLNSSESLRQIKSIEPDLVIIDISEHAGDFIDLAHIISEDGYPVFLMIDYPQRDKISKMTENGFSPFIIKPINEEVLPFVIDITVNSSKNIQRLEREVKRLKKELVDRKVIEKAKGILMNTTGLSEREAFRRIQKQSMNKRVSMRKVSEAIIMAAEMEERIT, encoded by the coding sequence TTGGATACATATAGGATTTTTTTAGCCGGGGCTTCCGAGGATTTAAATAAAATTATACCCGTAATTAATTCAACAGGACACAAAGTGATAGGACTATCATTAAATAGTTCAGAGAGCTTAAGACAGATAAAAAGTATTGAACCTGATTTGGTGATTATCGATATTTCAGAACATGCGGGGGATTTTATAGATTTAGCTCACATCATTTCGGAAGATGGTTATCCAGTGTTCTTAATGATTGATTATCCTCAGAGGGATAAAATTAGTAAAATGACGGAAAATGGTTTTTCTCCATTTATTATTAAACCTATAAATGAGGAGGTGTTGCCATTCGTTATCGACATAACAGTAAATTCATCAAAAAATATACAACGTTTGGAAAGGGAAGTAAAGAGGTTAAAGAAAGAGTTGGTAGATCGTAAGGTGATAGAAAAAGCGAAGGGGATTCTTATGAATACCACGGGACTGTCTGAAAGAGAAGCTTTCAGGCGAATACAAAAGCAGAGTATGAACAAGAGGGTTTCCATGAGAAAGGTTTCTGAAGCCATAATTATGGCAGCGGAAATGGAAGAAAGAATAACTTAA
- a CDS encoding DUF1540 domain-containing protein, whose amino-acid sequence MRLEKGQNPISRVKCVVNTCGFYESGDHCLASEIEIQPRNASDTEETDCATFYPKHES is encoded by the coding sequence GTGAGATTAGAAAAAGGACAAAATCCCATTTCCCGTGTGAAGTGTGTGGTTAATACCTGTGGTTTTTATGAGTCTGGAGATCATTGTTTAGCCAGCGAAATTGAAATTCAACCACGCAATGCCAGCGATACAGAAGAAACAGATTGCGCAACATTTTATCCTAAACACGAAAGTTAA